Proteins encoded together in one Musa acuminata AAA Group cultivar baxijiao chromosome BXJ3-6, Cavendish_Baxijiao_AAA, whole genome shotgun sequence window:
- the LOC135640586 gene encoding glycerol-3-phosphate acyltransferase 5-like has product MEDRHSGRPESGSIVSELEGTLLDDVDPFPYFMLLAFETSGLIRFAALLFLWPLLRLLHSIGMAGLSLQLTVFVAVAGVRESEMEAVARAVLPKFFMDDVNMAAWSVFSSFKSRVVVTSWPRVMVERFVKDHLHADDVVGRELEISRFGYATGFFKRAEKDSPLCKLRAIFKDDKPDAGFGRRTSARSFLSFCKEQYHLPMAACDLKQSQELSRPRPVVFHDGRLVARPTPLTALLIVLWMPLGVVVAFVRITIGLIIPIRWIPAVAPFLGGKLIMRGRPPPPAVTSKGGVLFVCTHRTLMDPVVLSMVLGRKVAAVTYSISRLSEILSPIPTIRLTRDRRVDAERIKSELAKGDLVVCPEGTTCREPFLLRFSALFAELTDQIVPVAMNYRVGFFHATTARGWKAMDPIFFFMNPRPVYEVTFLNQLPMEATCSAGKSPYDVANYVQRILGATLGFECTNFTRKDKYRVLAGNDGTVNFKSTTPWMARVKEVM; this is encoded by the exons ATGGAGGATCGACATTCCGGCCGGCCTGAGTCCGGCTCCATCGTGTCGGAGCTCGAAGGCACGCTCCTCGACGACGTCGACCCGTTTCCTTACTTCATGCTCCTCGCGTTCGAGACGTCCGGCTTGATCCGGTTCGCTGCGCTGCTGTTCCTGTGGCCTCTGCTTCGCTTGCTCCACTCGATCGGCATGGCGGGACTCAGCCTACAGCTCACGGTCTTTGTGGCCGTGGCCGGGGTGCGGGAGTCGGAGATGGAAGCGGTGGCACGAGCGGTCCTCCCCAAGTTCTTCATGGATGATGTGAACATGGCGGCTTGGAGCGTGTTCAGCTCGTTTAAGAGTAGAGTGGTGGTGACGAGTTGGCCACGGGTGATGGTGGAGAGGTTTGTGAAGGATCACCTGCATGCCGACGACGTTGTGGGGCGTGAACTCGAGATCAGTCGCTTCGGATATGCCACCGGTTTCTTCAAGCGAGCAGAGAAGGACTCGCCCCTCTGCAAACTGCGCGCAATCTTTAAAGATGACAAGCCTGATGCGGGTTTCGGCAGACGGACGTCGGCGCGGTCGTTCTTGTCCTTTTGCAAG GAACAGTATCACCTTCCGATGGCAGCTTGTGACCTGAAGCAGAGCCAAGAGTTAAGCCGGCCTCGGCCCGTCGTCTTCCACGATGGCCGGCTCGTCGCTCGCCCCACACCCCTCACGGCGCTCCTCATCGTCCTGTGGATGCCACTCGGCGTCGTTGTGGCCTTCGTCCGAATCACCATCGGTCTGATCATCCCCATCCGGTGGATCCCCGCCGTTGCACCTTTCTTGGGCGGGAAGCTCATCATGCGAGGACGGCCTCCGCCGCCAGCTGTCACCTCGAAGGGCGGCGTCCTCTTCGTGTGCACCCACCGCACCCTCATGGACCCGGTGGTCCTCTCCATGGTCCTCGGCCGCAAGGTCGCCGCCGTCACGTACTCAATCTCCCGCCTGTCGGAGATCCTGTCGCCGATACCGACGATTCGACTGACCAGGGACCGTCGGGTCGACGCGGAGCGCATCAAATCCGAGCTAGCGAAAGGCGACCTCGTGGTGTGCCCGGAAGGCACGACGTGCCGGGAGCCCTTCTTGCTAAGGTTCAGCGCGCTCTTCGCCGAGCTGACGGACCAGATCGTGCCGGTGGCCATGAACTACCGAGTGGGGTTTTTCCATGCAACGACAGCCAGGGGATGGAAAGCCATGGAtccaatcttcttcttcatgaacCCAAGGCCGGTGTACGAGGTCACTTTCCTTAACCAATTGCCGATGGAGGCGACGTGCTCGGCGGGGAAGAGCCCATACGATGTGGCCAACTATGTGCAGAGGATTCTCGGCGCCACGCTTGGGTTCGAGTGCACCAACTTCACGAGGAAGGACAAGTACAGGGTGCTTGCAGGTAACGACGGCACGGTCAACTTCAAATCAACTACACCATGGATGGCAAGAGTGAAGGAGGTGATGTGA
- the LOC103990265 gene encoding amino acid transporter AVT1C-like yields the protein MKTDEEMGPDRGVVFETDDEDNLAHQHGGSDCSPSSSSPSSASSYGDHIGGDPSSYQTTWPQSYRPSIDVFSSVPSPRVGFLAGSSLVRVGSSFLRASMVSTHEDELSFTKPFVSYDSVTGHDGPEAIPPPDVPMKSSFAFASYCELPPPHQCSAAQAVVNGINVLCGVGLLSTPYAVKEGGWLGMLLLFCLASISFYTGILLKRCLDSFPGLKTYPDIGHAAFGLSGRIFISIVLYLELYGCCVEYIILVSDSLTFIFPDASISFLGLDLSPHQLFALTTAIAVLPTVWLKNLSVLSYLSAAGVVATILVIICLLWGGVVDQIGFHPGGRALNLVDLPVALGLYGFGYSGHSVFPNIYSSMKRPSQFPTVLIICFVLCTIMYSAVAVAGYLMFGDSLKSQFTLNMPRQYLASKVAVWTTVINPLSKYALTMTPVALSLEELLPSTSQSNIVMLSLRTFLVLSTLVVALTLPFFGYVMALLGSVFTMLVALILPCSCYLSIKRRSVDFIQASVCVLIIVIGLVSSFIGSISSIKQMVNQ from the exons ATGAAGACGGACGAAGAGATGGGGCCCGACAGGGGCGTGGTGTTCGAGACGGACGACGAGGACAACCTCGCCCACCAGCACGGTGGATCCGACTGCTCCCCATCGTCTTCCTCGCCCTCCTCGGCGTCCTCTTACGGCGATCACATTGGGGGAGATCCCAGTTCTTATCAGACCACCTGGCCTCAGAGCTACAG GCCATCGATCGACGTATTTAGCAGCGTGCCATCTCCGAGAGTTGGGTTCTTGGCAGGATCCAGTTTGGTCCGCGTGGGCAGCTCATTCCTGAGGGCTTCGATGGTTTCCACCCACGAAGACGAGCTATCCTTTACCAAACCCTTCGTGTCCTATGATTCGGTGACAGGCCACGATGGACCTGAGGCAATTCCTCCTCCCGATGTTCCAATGAAAAGCTCCTTTGCTTTTGCTTCTTACTGTGAATTGCCTCCACCACATCAATGCTCTGCTGCTCAAGCAGTGGTCAATG GAATTAATGTTCTGTGTGGAGTGGGACTGCTATCGACACCGTATGCAGTCAAAGAAGGCGGATGGCTGGGCATGCTTTTGCTGTTTTGTCTGGCTTCCATCTCATTCTACACTGGTATTTTGCTAAAGAGATGTTTGGATAGCTTTCCCGGACTTAAGACTTATCCTGATATTGGACATGCGGCATTCGGCCTGTCTGGCCGCATATTTATATCA ATAGTACTCTACCTGGAACTTTAT GGGTGTTGTGTGGAGTACATAATTCTAGTGAGTGATAGCTTGACATTCATATTCCCAGATGCCAGCATAAGTTTCTTGGGACTTGATTTAAGCCCTCACCAGCTCTTTGCTCTGACAACAGCCATCGCAGTTCTTCCGACTGTTTGGCTGAAGAACCTGAGCGTGCTATCTTACCTTTCAG CTGCTGGGGTGGTTGCGACGATATTGGTCATAATCTGCTTGCTCTGGGGGGGTGTGGTAGATCAAATAGGATTCCATCCGGGTGGAAGGGCACTAAATCTGGTGGATCTTCCGGTTGCTCTTGGATTATATGGTTTTGGCTACTCTGGGCATTCGGTTTTCCCAAATATATATTCTTCCATGAAGAGACCATCTCAATTTCCGACTGTCCTCATAATCTG CTTCGTGTTGTGCACGATTATGTATTCTGCGGTAGCTGTGGCAGGGTATCTGATGTTTGGTGATTCTCTTAAGTCTCAGTTTACACTAAACATGCCTCGCCAATATTTGGCTTCAAAGGTTGCAGTATGGACTACG GTTATAAATCCACTCTCAAAATATGCATTGACTATGACTCCAGTCGCGCTGAGTCTGGAAGAGCTGCTGCCTTCAACTAGTCAATCCAATATAGTCATGCTCTCGCTCAGAACATTTCTGGTTCTCTCCACATTGGTTGTGGCACTTACGCTGCCATTCTTTG GATATGTGATGGCACTGCTTGGATCTGTTTTCACAATGCTAGTG GCTCTCATTTTACCCTGTTCGTGCTACCTCAGCATCAAGCGCAGATCTGTGGATTTTATACAG GCTTCAGTATGTGTTCTAATTATCGTGATCGGACTAGTAAGCTCCTTCATCGGCTCGATTTCCTCGATCAAGCAAATGGTCAATCAGTAA